A part of Phycisphaerae bacterium genomic DNA contains:
- a CDS encoding CTP synthase, translating to MPAGYRPGRTKYVIVFGTVMSGLGKGIFSSSLAKCLQDKGLTVAPIKLEGYLNIDSGTLNPYRHGEVFVLDDGMETDMDLGTYERMLDQDLTRMNFATSGQIYSRVLEKERQGSYLGRDVQMIPHVTGEVKSKLRELAVTSDADVVFVEIGGTVGDVENSYYIEAMRELAFEEGPDSCTFVALTYIISPPMLGEQKSKAAQLGIRGLLATGIQPHIIACRGKEPISQKVREKLALYSNVPIGNVFSMHDCASIYVIPEMLREAGLDEVVIDTLRIRGRLHPEGEKKACAIWGEFLNRIQSPSREVTIGLIGKYTSVRDSYASIIHALEHAGAAADCHVNIKWVDTTELDPEKAARAIGDVHGIIVPGGFGVRGTEGKIGCIKCAREKGIPYLGICYGFQMAVIEYARNVCGLQDANSTEIAPDTPHPVIDILPEQKQIEGLGGNMRLGGRDVEIKPNTLAARLFNGAREVRLRFRHRYEVDPQYIERLEAGGLIFSGKAPDYPIMQILELPQDVHPYFIATQAHPEFQSRPLRPQPMFLGLVKAALAKAQSSDTGRTTAVDATKVNAGT from the coding sequence ATGCCCGCCGGCTACAGGCCCGGTCGCACCAAGTATGTGATCGTCTTCGGCACGGTCATGAGCGGCCTGGGCAAGGGGATCTTCTCCAGCTCGCTGGCCAAATGCCTCCAGGACAAGGGTTTGACGGTCGCGCCGATCAAACTCGAAGGGTATCTGAACATCGATTCGGGCACGCTGAATCCCTACCGCCACGGCGAAGTTTTCGTCCTCGACGACGGCATGGAGACGGACATGGACTTGGGTACCTACGAGCGGATGCTCGATCAAGACCTCACGCGGATGAACTTCGCGACCAGCGGTCAGATCTATTCCCGCGTGCTGGAAAAGGAGCGGCAGGGCAGCTACCTGGGGCGCGACGTTCAGATGATCCCCCACGTCACCGGCGAGGTCAAGAGCAAGCTTCGGGAGCTGGCGGTGACGTCCGACGCTGATGTCGTCTTCGTCGAGATCGGCGGAACGGTCGGGGACGTGGAAAACTCCTACTACATCGAGGCGATGCGCGAGTTGGCCTTCGAAGAGGGGCCCGACTCGTGCACTTTCGTCGCCCTCACCTACATCATCTCGCCGCCGATGCTGGGCGAACAGAAATCCAAGGCCGCTCAGTTGGGCATCAGGGGGCTGCTGGCCACGGGCATCCAGCCACACATCATCGCCTGCCGCGGTAAGGAACCGATCAGTCAGAAGGTCAGGGAGAAGCTCGCCCTGTACAGCAACGTGCCCATTGGCAACGTCTTCTCGATGCATGACTGCGCAAGCATCTACGTGATTCCCGAGATGCTGCGTGAAGCCGGTTTGGACGAGGTGGTGATCGATACGCTCAGGATTCGCGGCCGGCTGCACCCCGAAGGCGAGAAAAAAGCTTGCGCGATCTGGGGCGAATTCCTGAATCGCATTCAGTCCCCGTCGCGGGAGGTTACCATCGGTCTGATCGGCAAGTACACGTCCGTGCGTGACAGCTACGCGAGCATCATCCATGCCCTGGAGCACGCGGGCGCGGCGGCGGACTGCCACGTGAATATCAAGTGGGTCGACACAACCGAACTGGATCCCGAGAAGGCCGCGCGGGCAATCGGTGACGTTCACGGCATCATCGTCCCAGGCGGATTCGGCGTGCGTGGCACCGAGGGCAAGATCGGCTGCATCAAGTGCGCCCGTGAGAAGGGTATTCCCTACCTGGGAATCTGCTACGGTTTCCAGATGGCGGTGATCGAATACGCGCGCAACGTCTGCGGCTTGCAGGACGCCAACAGCACCGAGATTGCCCCGGACACTCCGCACCCGGTGATCGACATCCTGCCCGAGCAGAAACAAATCGAGGGGCTCGGCGGCAACATGCGGCTTGGCGGACGAGACGTGGAGATCAAGCCCAACACGCTGGCCGCCCGGCTGTTCAATGGGGCGCGGGAAGTCCGCTTGCGATTCCGCCATCGCTACGAGGTGGATCCGCAGTACATCGAGCGGCTCGAGGCCGGCGGGCTGATCTTCTCGGGCAAAGCCCCCGACTACCCGATCATGCAGATTCTTGAACTGCCGCAGGACGTTCACCCCTATTTCATTGCGACCCAGGCGCATCCCGAGTTCCAAAGCCGACCGCTGCGCCCGCAGCCGATGTTTCTCGGATTGGTCAAAGCCGCACTGGCCAAGGCGCAATCATCGGATACCGGCCGAACGACCGCGGTCGACGCGACAAAGGTCAACGCGGGAACATAA
- a CDS encoding S26 family signal peptidase → MAPNKTAAASDPRNVRPAPRPAPGQRAATIEEAERKSLAVTVKETLESIVVAFILAFVFRAFIVEAFIIPTGSMAVTLYGKQLTKTCSTCGYEYAYGLVDGRPIAETRVRCPNCRALYDKFSAADLERPDSGDRILVHKWPLDLPGGWLGPDRWDVTVFKDPEDGTTNFIKRLVGEPGEALEIIDGDVYAAKMDNLPAELIEQFEQLRKLVYRYGHGDRQSDSSDAREEIRRLFAEINKKLLPRLEIQRKIDQAPRAQESLWFNVYNHDYLPRYQLRDDQNKPRVGWVPDSPDAAKAWKDTDRRTIKFDSVSDEILYLKFEGTIDDFYAYNFSDSANEAMDLRGGPSSGRCPVGDVRLRFSWVVRAGSGDLLLEMNRDKDKFIASISTTGRVKLELERPVGGTATRRETIAETAPTRSFSRDRAVQVEFMNVDYRAMVLIDGKIVAKSNDKQYHPVIERLERFCHPTPTDATWGTVEPTTVRIGGRNMQCDLKHLVLERDVYYRSQPLLGAPWKGGSLRLHDWAGWGTAGHPILLRPKRVRDGKTFEAEYFMLGDNSPHSKDSRLWETAGSHLIPLEDEYQLGTVPEDQLIGKAFFVYWPAGYRAKWTAGIGLIPNFGRMRWIR, encoded by the coding sequence ATGGCCCCGAATAAGACTGCTGCCGCTTCCGACCCCAGGAATGTCCGCCCGGCGCCCCGCCCCGCCCCCGGCCAGCGGGCAGCCACCATTGAAGAGGCTGAACGTAAGAGTCTCGCCGTCACGGTGAAGGAGACGCTCGAGTCAATCGTTGTGGCATTCATCCTGGCGTTCGTCTTTCGCGCCTTTATCGTTGAAGCTTTCATCATTCCGACCGGGTCGATGGCCGTCACCCTCTACGGCAAGCAACTGACCAAAACCTGCTCCACCTGTGGCTACGAGTATGCCTACGGTCTTGTTGACGGCAGGCCCATCGCCGAAACGCGGGTTCGATGCCCGAATTGCCGTGCTTTGTACGACAAGTTCAGCGCCGCCGACCTGGAAAGGCCTGACAGCGGCGACCGCATTCTTGTTCACAAGTGGCCGCTCGATCTTCCAGGAGGTTGGCTCGGTCCGGACCGCTGGGACGTGACCGTGTTCAAGGATCCGGAAGACGGCACGACCAATTTTATCAAACGGCTCGTTGGCGAGCCCGGCGAGGCTCTCGAAATAATCGACGGCGACGTCTACGCCGCCAAAATGGATAACCTGCCTGCGGAATTGATCGAACAATTCGAGCAGCTTCGCAAACTGGTTTACCGGTATGGCCACGGCGACAGGCAGTCGGACTCGTCGGATGCCCGTGAAGAAATCCGCAGACTCTTTGCCGAGATCAACAAGAAGCTTCTGCCTCGCCTTGAAATTCAGCGAAAGATCGATCAGGCACCGCGCGCGCAGGAGTCGCTCTGGTTCAACGTGTATAACCACGACTACCTGCCACGCTACCAATTGCGGGATGATCAGAACAAACCCCGAGTGGGCTGGGTGCCCGACAGTCCCGATGCCGCCAAGGCATGGAAAGATACCGACCGGCGCACCATCAAGTTTGACTCCGTCAGCGATGAGATTCTCTATCTCAAGTTCGAGGGAACCATCGATGACTTCTACGCTTACAACTTCAGTGATAGCGCGAATGAAGCGATGGATTTGCGAGGCGGTCCTTCGTCAGGCCGATGTCCGGTGGGCGATGTGCGGCTGAGGTTCAGTTGGGTCGTCCGAGCCGGCAGTGGCGATCTGCTGCTTGAAATGAACCGCGACAAGGACAAGTTCATTGCCAGCATCAGCACGACAGGCAGAGTCAAGCTTGAACTGGAACGTCCGGTTGGCGGAACGGCCACCCGGCGAGAAACCATCGCAGAGACGGCACCCACGCGTTCGTTCAGCCGCGACCGGGCGGTCCAGGTGGAGTTCATGAACGTCGATTACCGCGCGATGGTCCTCATTGATGGCAAGATCGTGGCCAAGAGCAACGACAAGCAATACCACCCGGTTATCGAGCGGCTGGAACGGTTTTGTCACCCGACGCCTACGGACGCGACCTGGGGCACGGTTGAACCCACCACCGTCCGGATCGGCGGCAGGAACATGCAGTGCGATCTCAAGCATCTCGTGTTGGAGCGAGACGTATACTACCGATCCCAGCCGCTTCTCGGCGCTCCATGGAAAGGTGGAAGCTTGCGGCTGCACGACTGGGCGGGCTGGGGAACGGCCGGACATCCGATTCTCCTGCGCCCCAAGCGAGTCCGGGATGGCAAGACGTTCGAGGCCGAGTACTTTATGCTCGGAGATAACAGCCCCCACAGCAAGGACTCCAGGCTTTGGGAGACCGCCGGCAGTCATCTCATCCCCCTGGAAGATGAATATCAGTTGGGTACCGTTCCGGAGGATCAGTTGATCGGCAAGGCGTTCTTCGTGTACTGGCCGGCGGGATATCGCGCAAAGTGGACTGCGGGGATCGGTTTGATACCCAATTTTGGCCGGATGCGATGGATTCGTTAG
- the kdsB gene encoding 3-deoxy-manno-octulosonate cytidylyltransferase gives MSVAAIIPARYASTRFPGKPLANQTGKPLIQHVYEAVRGARRVERVLVATDDLRIAEAVRSFGGEAVMTRADHPSGTDRVAEAASRLDADLIINVQGDEPEMDPQSIDTLVELMEQRPQAQMGSLACRFKRAEDVLNPACVKVVLDANGYALYFSRSVIPYPRDARGQIEQPANWLLHLGIYAFRPDFLARLTQMPPAELERLEQLEQLRALTMGARIAMAVVPHESNGVDTPEQYSAFVERYRAARVQAGTLPTGKG, from the coding sequence GTGTCCGTAGCCGCGATCATCCCCGCGCGTTACGCGTCCACACGATTCCCAGGGAAACCCCTCGCCAATCAGACCGGCAAGCCTCTGATCCAGCACGTCTACGAAGCCGTGCGCGGAGCTCGGCGTGTGGAACGCGTGCTGGTGGCGACGGATGACCTGCGAATCGCCGAGGCGGTGCGGTCTTTCGGCGGTGAAGCGGTGATGACCCGCGCGGACCACCCAAGCGGCACGGACCGCGTCGCCGAGGCAGCTTCGAGACTCGATGCTGACCTGATCATCAATGTGCAGGGCGACGAACCGGAGATGGACCCGCAGTCCATCGACACGTTGGTCGAATTGATGGAGCAGCGTCCGCAGGCCCAGATGGGCTCACTCGCCTGTCGCTTCAAGAGGGCTGAGGACGTCCTCAACCCCGCTTGTGTGAAAGTGGTTCTCGACGCCAACGGTTATGCCCTGTATTTCAGTCGAAGCGTGATTCCTTATCCGCGTGATGCCCGCGGGCAAATCGAGCAGCCGGCCAACTGGCTGCTGCATCTGGGGATCTACGCTTTCCGTCCGGACTTCCTGGCCAGGTTGACCCAAATGCCGCCGGCGGAGCTGGAGCGGCTCGAGCAGCTTGAACAACTGCGGGCCCTGACCATGGGGGCCAGGATCGCGATGGCGGTGGTCCCGCACGAGAGCAACGGCGTGGACACGCCGGAGCAGTATTCGGCTTTTGTTGAACGCTATCGGGCAGCCCGCGTTCAGGCGGGAACCCTGCCCACAGGAAAAGGATGA
- a CDS encoding type II toxin-antitoxin system VapC family toxin, which yields MSFLVDTDVCSAHLKAKGVVTNRFLQYAGRLHISTVTLGELYAWALRAEAPPARLRGLREMLADVTVLEVTARIAERFGQVQAGLLDARRPAPAMDLLNGAVALVHDLTLMTHNVQDYAGIPGLRVVDRTVP from the coding sequence ATGAGCTTCCTCGTCGATACGGACGTTTGTTCTGCTCACCTCAAAGCGAAAGGTGTGGTCACCAACCGCTTTCTGCAATACGCCGGTCGGTTGCACATCTCGACAGTCACACTCGGCGAATTGTACGCTTGGGCATTGCGAGCCGAGGCTCCGCCGGCACGACTTCGAGGTTTGCGGGAAATGCTCGCAGATGTAACGGTCCTTGAAGTCACCGCGAGGATCGCCGAGAGGTTTGGGCAGGTGCAAGCCGGTTTGCTCGATGCGCGCAGACCCGCCCCCGCCATGGATCTGTTGAACGGTGCCGTCGCCCTTGTCCACGATCTGACCCTGATGACACACAATGTCCAGGACTACGCCGGCATACCTGGTCTGCGGGTCGTGGACCGGACAGTGCCCTGA
- a CDS encoding glycosyltransferase codes for MADQDVHHSSAPDQSAPEGAVTESSPATAPAGVRPLLFEIAWEVCCQTGGIYTVLRTKAPATARRWGDGYWLVGPYRPAAAAVEFEPEAASGIVGEALSLLRERGVVIHFGRWLITGRPQVLLVDLSSLAPHADQMKYFFWKDIGIGTPFGDREMGDMVVFGYAVADLLSAIRDRSADRPMLAHFHEYQSAAALPILKHRQVALPTVFTTHATLVGRSLSAANVDLYAHLPHSDGEAVANEHGIGSRFQLEKAATHCADVFTTVSGITALEAEQFLRRKPDILLPNGLNVERFAAPYRFQELHRENKALIHEFTMGHFFPSYTFDLTKTLYFFTAGRYEYRNKGFDLYIEALYRLNQRLKAHPNGVTVVAFIIAPANYRSPNVETLNRQAMFNELRETCEAIKDEMGEHLFRTIAFGRMPTTEDLLDEFARVRLKRMMHAWRQGPPPTIVTHDLVDDSGDLILRHLRHRGLINLSEDPVKVIFHPEFITSTSPILGLEYDQFVRGCNMGVFPSYYEPWGYTPMECVIRGIPAITSDYSGFGAYVMSHFPQHNQHGIFIARRRGVSIDKTIDLITDWMHALTRMSTRQRIQLRNEVEAYAEHFDWNRMTRYYRAARRFAIHKHYPNSNVLLSDNDDEVDVAPAPRLMKAPEKKRKHIGGSAPPKA; via the coding sequence ATGGCCGATCAGGATGTCCATCACTCGTCCGCGCCCGATCAGTCGGCACCAGAGGGGGCAGTAACCGAGTCCTCGCCCGCGACTGCTCCTGCGGGGGTGCGCCCTTTGCTTTTCGAAATAGCCTGGGAGGTCTGTTGTCAGACTGGGGGGATTTACACCGTCCTTCGCACCAAGGCTCCGGCGACTGCCCGTCGATGGGGTGACGGGTATTGGCTGGTGGGGCCCTATCGGCCGGCTGCCGCCGCAGTCGAGTTCGAGCCGGAAGCCGCCTCGGGCATCGTCGGTGAGGCTCTGAGCCTTTTGAGGGAACGGGGCGTGGTGATCCACTTTGGCCGTTGGCTGATCACCGGCCGGCCCCAGGTTCTACTCGTGGACCTCTCGTCGCTGGCTCCCCACGCCGACCAGATGAAGTACTTCTTCTGGAAGGATATCGGCATCGGCACGCCGTTCGGCGATCGCGAAATGGGCGACATGGTCGTCTTCGGATATGCGGTGGCGGATCTGCTCTCGGCCATTCGCGATCGCAGCGCAGACCGGCCTATGCTCGCGCACTTTCATGAATACCAGAGCGCAGCCGCCTTGCCGATCCTGAAACATCGGCAGGTTGCCCTACCCACGGTCTTTACGACGCATGCCACACTGGTCGGCCGGAGCCTCAGCGCCGCCAACGTCGATCTCTACGCCCACTTGCCGCACAGCGACGGAGAGGCCGTCGCCAACGAGCATGGCATCGGCTCGCGGTTTCAACTCGAAAAAGCGGCCACCCATTGTGCTGATGTCTTCACCACCGTCTCGGGTATCACCGCCCTTGAGGCCGAGCAGTTCCTCCGGCGCAAGCCCGACATCCTCTTGCCCAACGGGCTCAACGTCGAGCGGTTTGCCGCGCCGTACCGGTTTCAGGAATTGCACCGCGAGAACAAGGCCCTCATTCACGAGTTCACCATGGGGCATTTTTTCCCCAGCTATACGTTTGACCTGACAAAAACGCTTTACTTCTTCACTGCAGGACGCTACGAATACCGAAACAAGGGCTTCGATCTGTATATTGAGGCCCTGTACCGTCTGAATCAGCGACTCAAGGCGCACCCCAACGGCGTAACGGTCGTTGCTTTCATTATTGCTCCGGCCAACTATCGTTCGCCGAACGTCGAAACGCTCAACCGGCAGGCTATGTTCAACGAGCTTCGCGAAACATGCGAAGCCATCAAGGACGAAATGGGCGAACACTTGTTTCGGACGATCGCGTTCGGGCGAATGCCCACCACCGAAGACCTGCTCGACGAATTCGCCCGCGTCCGGCTCAAACGCATGATGCATGCGTGGCGCCAAGGCCCGCCGCCCACGATCGTCACCCACGACCTGGTTGACGACAGCGGCGATCTGATCCTTCGACACCTGCGTCACCGAGGCTTGATCAATCTATCCGAGGATCCCGTCAAAGTGATCTTTCACCCGGAATTCATCACCTCGACGAGCCCGATCCTGGGGTTGGAGTACGACCAGTTTGTTCGCGGCTGCAACATGGGCGTGTTCCCCTCGTACTACGAACCGTGGGGTTACACGCCGATGGAATGCGTGATTCGAGGGATACCCGCCATCACCAGCGACTACAGCGGTTTCGGGGCTTATGTGATGAGTCATTTTCCCCAACACAACCAGCACGGCATTTTCATCGCCCGTCGTCGTGGCGTGAGCATCGATAAGACCATCGACCTGATCACCGACTGGATGCACGCCCTGACGCGGATGTCGACCAGACAGCGCATTCAACTCCGCAATGAGGTCGAGGCTTACGCCGAGCATTTCGACTGGAACCGGATGACCCGCTACTATCGGGCCGCCCGCCGGTTTGCCATTCACAAGCATTACCCGAACAGCAACGTACTGCTGTCGGACAACGACGATGAGGTCGACGTCGCCCCCGCCCCCCGCCTGATGAAGGCACCGGAGAAGAAACGCAAGCACATAGGGGGATCGGCACCACCCAAGGCGTAA
- a CDS encoding YifB family Mg chelatase-like AAA ATPase: MLSRLHSVALMGIEALPCEIEVDCAEHGFEKAAIVGLPDAAVKESLERVRAALNNSGYDWPRYKTVVNLAPADVKKEGPAFDLPIALGMIFANGQGTPEPAGQYLIAGELALDGRVRPVKGALSMAILARDKGFNGLILPRENAPEAAVVEEIEVIGIGTLAEAVGFLTGQLPLEPTVIDINAVFADASRYEEDFSEVRGQESVKRAVTVAAAGGHNILLIGPPGTGKTMLSKRIPTILPPLSLAESLETTRIYSAAGKMPAGQALLARRPVRSPHHSASGPALVGGGSIPQAGEVSLAHHGLLFLDEFPEFPRTILETLRQPLEDGVVTIARSHSAITFPARFMLVAAMNPCPCGYFTDPNKPCKCSPLQIDKYLSRISGPLIDRIDIHIEVPPVPYRELRGEHAGSSSPEMRAQVERARRIQRERFGDTSTILNARMTPKQLRRYCRLDAAGEQLLKQALTELGLSARAHDKILRVARTIADLAGEENIRPEHVSEAIMYRRLDRQL, translated from the coding sequence ATGCTCTCCAGATTACACAGCGTTGCTTTAATGGGGATCGAGGCTCTGCCGTGCGAGATCGAGGTGGACTGCGCCGAGCACGGGTTCGAGAAGGCCGCCATCGTCGGCTTGCCCGATGCGGCGGTGAAAGAGAGTCTCGAACGCGTCCGGGCGGCCTTGAACAACTCCGGTTATGACTGGCCTCGATACAAGACGGTCGTCAACTTGGCCCCGGCAGACGTGAAGAAGGAAGGGCCGGCGTTCGACCTGCCCATCGCACTGGGCATGATCTTCGCCAACGGCCAAGGCACGCCCGAGCCGGCAGGCCAGTACCTGATCGCCGGCGAGTTGGCCCTCGACGGGCGCGTACGGCCGGTCAAGGGCGCACTGTCCATGGCCATCCTTGCCCGCGACAAGGGTTTTAATGGCCTGATTCTGCCCCGCGAGAACGCCCCCGAGGCGGCTGTCGTCGAGGAGATCGAAGTCATCGGCATCGGCACACTGGCCGAGGCCGTCGGCTTTCTCACCGGCCAGCTCCCGCTGGAGCCCACGGTGATTGACATCAACGCCGTCTTCGCCGACGCCTCGCGATATGAGGAGGATTTCAGCGAAGTTCGCGGCCAGGAGTCGGTCAAGCGGGCGGTCACCGTGGCTGCTGCCGGCGGACACAACATCCTGCTGATCGGACCACCCGGAACCGGCAAAACGATGCTCAGTAAGCGGATTCCGACGATCCTGCCGCCACTGAGCCTGGCCGAGTCGCTCGAGACTACGCGAATATACTCTGCGGCCGGCAAGATGCCCGCCGGACAAGCCCTGCTCGCTCGACGGCCGGTGCGATCACCACACCACTCGGCCAGCGGACCCGCCCTGGTCGGGGGCGGCTCGATCCCGCAGGCCGGCGAGGTCTCGCTGGCTCATCATGGGCTGCTGTTTCTCGACGAGTTCCCCGAGTTCCCGCGGACGATTCTGGAGACGCTCCGTCAACCCCTGGAAGACGGCGTGGTCACCATCGCCCGCTCGCACTCCGCCATCACCTTCCCCGCCCGCTTCATGCTCGTCGCGGCCATGAATCCTTGTCCCTGCGGCTACTTCACCGACCCGAACAAGCCGTGCAAGTGCAGCCCGCTGCAGATCGACAAGTACCTCTCGCGGATCAGCGGCCCCCTCATCGACCGCATCGACATCCACATCGAAGTCCCGCCGGTGCCTTACCGTGAGCTGCGCGGCGAGCACGCCGGCAGCAGCAGCCCCGAGATGCGCGCCCAGGTCGAGCGGGCCAGGCGGATCCAGCGAGAACGCTTTGGCGACACGAGCACCATCCTCAACGCCCGCATGACGCCCAAACAACTCCGCAGGTATTGCAGGCTCGATGCGGCGGGAGAACAACTGCTCAAACAGGCCCTCACCGAGCTGGGTCTGTCCGCCAGGGCCCACGACAAGATACTCCGCGTCGCCCGGACGATCGCCGACCTGGCCGGGGAAGAAAACATCCGGCCTGAGCACGTGAGCGAGGCGATCATGTACCGGCGGCTCGACCGGCAGTTGTGA
- a CDS encoding NCS2 family permease gives MSAGYPVFVKRDLDGFFGLAIDNLVQLLLIVSLCTTVCGMTGDNARFIYEYIMPGAAVSLLIGNLFYAAQAHWVARRERRSDVTALPYGINTPSLLVYVFFVMKPAFDRTGSAEYAWKLGLIACLGSGLIEFAGAFVAERLRRNTPRAALLSTLAGIAITFIAMKFALEIWDRPLVAMVPMAVVLLVYFSQVRFPLGLPGGFVAVLLGTALAWVLGSLGVSTGVPVSTEAVREACAYSGRHWPQWVGPVLWDTIRSDTAQVISLLSVIIPMGLFNVIGSLQNIESAEAGGDVFATGPSLAVNGIGTIAAACFGSCFPTTIYIGHPGWKALGARAGYSTLNGLVMTILCVTGTVAVVSKIVPMEAGIAIVLWIGIVITAQAFQATPVRHAPAVALGLFPAIAAWGAMIVSGAFTQTGLNTVNAATTAPAAVITSLPVTESLPAPATQLSQWPGVATIQSILSSEDGSKMETSGFLVHGMNIMERGYIFTCMIIAAISAFLIDRRFFHAAGWSLAAAVLTILGLMHAYQMVGNTADYWLIGTTPAEGAFTYHAYPVVIGYLLMAAVFVIMGYRHRHEAVGTAKTLEDARVVTPGSLSGECFI, from the coding sequence ATGTCAGCCGGTTATCCCGTTTTCGTCAAACGCGATCTCGATGGGTTCTTTGGCTTGGCGATCGACAATCTGGTCCAGTTGCTCCTGATCGTATCCTTGTGCACGACAGTCTGCGGCATGACCGGCGACAACGCCAGATTCATTTACGAATACATCATGCCGGGGGCAGCCGTCTCGTTGCTCATCGGGAACCTCTTCTATGCCGCCCAGGCACACTGGGTCGCCCGCCGTGAACGTCGGTCAGACGTCACCGCCCTACCCTATGGGATCAATACGCCTTCCCTGCTCGTGTACGTCTTCTTCGTGATGAAACCGGCCTTCGACCGCACCGGCAGTGCCGAGTACGCCTGGAAACTCGGCCTGATCGCCTGTCTCGGCAGCGGCTTGATCGAGTTCGCCGGCGCATTCGTGGCCGAACGCCTCCGCCGAAACACCCCCCGAGCCGCCTTGCTGAGCACCCTGGCCGGCATCGCTATCACCTTCATCGCCATGAAATTCGCCCTCGAAATCTGGGACCGGCCGCTGGTGGCAATGGTCCCGATGGCCGTGGTGCTGTTGGTCTACTTCTCGCAGGTGCGCTTCCCCCTCGGGCTACCCGGGGGGTTCGTGGCGGTACTCCTCGGAACCGCTCTGGCCTGGGTTTTGGGAAGCCTGGGCGTATCAACAGGCGTCCCAGTCAGCACGGAAGCAGTCCGGGAAGCCTGCGCGTACTCGGGTCGGCACTGGCCTCAATGGGTCGGACCGGTTCTGTGGGACACGATCCGCAGCGATACCGCTCAGGTCATTTCGCTGCTTTCCGTCATCATCCCGATGGGGTTGTTCAACGTGATCGGCAGCTTGCAGAACATCGAGTCAGCCGAAGCAGGAGGCGACGTCTTTGCCACCGGTCCGTCGCTGGCGGTCAACGGTATCGGGACAATCGCGGCGGCATGTTTTGGAAGCTGTTTCCCGACAACCATTTACATCGGCCATCCTGGCTGGAAGGCATTGGGGGCGCGGGCGGGCTACTCCACCTTGAACGGTCTGGTGATGACCATCCTTTGTGTGACCGGGACAGTGGCGGTCGTAAGCAAGATTGTCCCTATGGAGGCAGGCATCGCGATTGTCCTTTGGATCGGGATCGTCATCACGGCTCAAGCTTTCCAGGCTACGCCGGTGCGGCATGCGCCGGCCGTGGCCTTGGGCCTGTTCCCCGCAATCGCTGCGTGGGGGGCCATGATCGTCTCGGGAGCCTTTACCCAAACCGGCTTGAATACCGTAAACGCTGCGACCACGGCACCTGCGGCGGTCATCACCAGCCTCCCTGTGACTGAGTCCCTGCCCGCACCGGCCACGCAGCTTTCGCAGTGGCCCGGCGTTGCCACCATCCAGAGCATCTTGAGTTCGGAAGATGGCTCCAAGATGGAAACCAGCGGCTTCCTCGTCCACGGCATGAACATCATGGAGCGCGGTTACATCTTCACTTGCATGATCATCGCGGCGATTTCGGCGTTCCTGATCGACCGGCGATTCTTCCACGCGGCTGGCTGGTCGCTGGCCGCCGCTGTGTTGACGATCCTCGGCCTGATGCACGCCTACCAGATGGTGGGCAACACCGCTGACTACTGGCTGATCGGGACAACCCCGGCCGAGGGAGCCTTCACCTACCATGCCTATCCTGTGGTCATCGGCTATCTGCTGATGGCAGCGGTTTTTGTGATCATGGGTTACCGGCACCGACACGAGGCAGTCGGCACGGCCAAGACGCTTGAGGACGCCCGAGTGGTGACGCCTGGGAGTTTATCCGGGGAGTGCTTCATTTGA
- the lptB gene encoding LPS export ABC transporter ATP-binding protein, with amino-acid sequence MPKTRNLLTTIDLIKRYGARTVVDRVSYSVGQGEIVGLLGRNGAGKTTSFRITIGMITPDGGQVLFNGEDLASLPMYKRAQRGIGYLSQEPSVFQRLTVRQNLLAILECMKLGRRERNLRADALLEQFGLRHLEGQLARNLSGGERRRLEIARALVTEPLLILLDEPFSGVDPIAVEGLQKEIIRLRAEHGIAILLTDHNVRETLSVTDRSYIIHEGQVIAEGAPRDLINDSKVREIYLGSTFRGDEFDHPRYHAGTTG; translated from the coding sequence ATGCCTAAAACTCGCAACCTGCTGACAACCATCGATCTGATAAAACGCTACGGCGCGCGGACGGTTGTGGACCGCGTCAGCTACTCCGTAGGGCAAGGCGAAATCGTGGGCCTGCTGGGGCGAAACGGGGCGGGCAAAACCACAAGTTTCCGTATCACCATCGGCATGATCACGCCTGACGGCGGGCAGGTGTTGTTCAATGGTGAGGATCTGGCCAGTTTACCCATGTACAAGCGAGCACAGCGGGGTATCGGCTATCTCTCTCAGGAGCCCAGCGTGTTTCAGCGGCTGACGGTCCGACAGAATCTGCTGGCTATCCTGGAGTGTATGAAGCTTGGCCGCCGTGAGCGCAACCTGCGCGCCGACGCGCTGCTTGAGCAATTCGGACTGCGACACCTCGAAGGTCAACTGGCCCGCAATCTGTCCGGCGGCGAGCGACGGCGTCTGGAGATCGCCCGGGCCTTGGTGACCGAGCCGCTGCTGATCCTGCTGGACGAGCCGTTCAGCGGCGTCGACCCGATCGCCGTCGAGGGGCTTCAGAAGGAGATCATTCGCCTGCGGGCTGAGCATGGCATCGCCATTCTCCTGACAGACCACAACGTCCGGGAGACGCTTTCTGTCACCGACCGAAGCTACATCATCCATGAGGGACAGGTCATCGCCGAGGGAGCGCCTCGCGACCTGATCAACGACTCCAAAGTCCGGGAAATCTACCTGGGCAGCACCTTCCGCGGCGACGAGTTCGACCATCCCAGGTACCACGCTGGAACGACCGGATAG